The Henckelia pumila isolate YLH828 chromosome 2, ASM3356847v2, whole genome shotgun sequence genome includes a window with the following:
- the LOC140881730 gene encoding uncharacterized protein, whose amino-acid sequence MRGVEDKGCLNNGSTTQEISGGSCISFDFHKRNGVNRAGASHHHRTALGKPTPSKWDDAQKWLVNLSRGEKNQAKASPRNSNADDRRLIVPVPKKDYSSDEEEAENGCPGSESMNRDEAETKTVDCDESVWRISKPVDSSKSVVRSVCVRDMGTEMTPIASQEPSRAGTPIRANTPAPRSPIASEPAAYPRCQNGVMMAPESEAKNEPKRANGSARKANGEEQEPDSITENMSKTTDQSRNLNALEIRATAWDEAERAKYMARYKREEVKIQAWENHQKRIAEMEMRKTESKAERLKSRAQEKYTNKLAATRRIAEEQRANAEAKMNEMAVKTSERADYIRRTGHLPSTFSFKLPSCCW is encoded by the exons ATGAGAGGTGTGGAGGATAAGGGATGCTTGAACAATGGCAGCACTACACAGGAGATATCCGGTGGGAGTTGCATTAGTTTCGACTTCCACAAGAGAAATGGCGTGAACCGGGCCGGCGCCTCGCATCACCATCGGACGGCTTTGGGAAAGCCGACGCCATCGAAGTGGGACGATGCTCAGAAGTGGCTGGTGAATCTGTCTAGAGGGGAGAAGAATCAGGCCAAGGCCTCGCCGCGTAATTCGAATGCGGATgaccggagattgatcgtgccCGTGCCGAAGAAGGACTACTCCAGCGACGAAGAGGAGGCCGAAAACGGCTGCCCTGGCTCGGAGAGCATGAACCGAGACGAGGCCGAAACCAAGACCGTGGACTGCGATGAGTCGGTGTGGCGAATCAGCAAGCCTGTTGACAGTTCTAAATCAGTTGTGAGATCTGTTTGTGTCAGAGATATGGGCACAGAAATGACACCAATTGCTAGCCAAGAGCCATCGAGAGCGGGCACCCCGATTCGGGCGAATACCCCTGCTCCAAGGAGTCCTATAGCATCGGAGCCAGCTGCTTATCCGAGGTGTCAAAACGGGGTAATGATGGCCCCCGAAAGTGAGGCGAAAAACGAGCCGAAAAGGGCCAATGGATCAGCAAGAAAAGCTAATGGAGAAGAACAAGAACCCGATAGCATCACTGAGAACATGAGCAAGACTACTGATCAATCAAGAAACCTGAATGCTCTGGAAATTCGAGCAACTGCTTGGGACGAGGCCGAACGCGCAAAATACATGGCAAG GTACAAGCGCGAAGAGGTCAAGATTCAAGCTTGGGAGAATCATCAGAAAAGGATAGCTGAGATGGAAATGAGAAAGACAGAG TCGAAGGCCGAAAGATTGAAATCTCGAGCCCAAGAGAAGTACACGAACAAGCTTGCAGCAACCAGGAGGATAGCGGAGGAGCAACGAGCAAACGCGGAGGCGAAAATGAACGAGATGGCTGTGAAGACATCGGAAAGAGCAGATTATATACGAAGGACCGGCCATCTTCCCTCCACTTTCTCCTTCAAGTTGCCTTCTTGCTGCTGGTAG
- the LOC140881977 gene encoding uncharacterized protein, with protein MGMDEIVGSNVGLIQDSMQKSTVAAAGATTSYDSSSSFFTNAPLMSALLAFAIAQSIKLVTSWYKENHWDLKQLVGSGGMPSSHSATVVALAVAVGLHDGFGGSLFATAFILACVVMYDATGVRLHAGRQAEVLNQIVCELPAEHPLAESRPLRELLGHTPSQVIAGALLGLFTATVIHLIGGSSSQA; from the exons atgggAATGGATGAAATAGTGGGATCGAACGTGGGGTTGATCCAAGATTCGATGCAGAAGTCAACTGTAGCAGCAGCTGGAGCGACAACCTCGTATGATTCTTCGTCCTCGTTTTTTACGAATGCCCCGTTGATGTCTGCCCTCCTGGCGTTTGCTATCGCCCAGTCCATCAAGCTCGTGACTTCCTG GTACAAGGAAAACCATTGGGACCTTAAGCAACTTGTTGGATCAGGTGGCATGCCATCATCTCATTCAGCAACAGTAGTCGCTCTTGCAGTGGCTGTTGGTTTGCATGACGGTTTTGGAGGATCACTGTTTGCTACTGCATTTATATTGGCTTGCGTG GTGATGTATGATGCAACTGGTGTAAGATTACATGCTGGACGCCAGGCAGAG GTTCTAAATCAAATAGTATGCGAACTTCCAGCTGAACATCCTCTTGCTGAGAGCCGACCTCTGCGTGAACTTCTTGGCCACACTCCTTCTCAG GTCATTGCTGGAGCATTGTTGGGACTTTTTACTGCGACAGTGATTCATTTGATCGGCGGCTCTAGCAGCCAAGCTTGA